TATTTGCCATCCTGATATTCAATAGCCACTGCTATACTCATAGCAAATCTATTTATTACTCCTGTTTTAATGTCTTTAAAATATCAAATTCCAACTTTACTTGTTTATTCAAGACTACTCTTGGGTTTTCTCATTGTCATTGTGACCCTGCTACAACCTCAGTTCTTCCCGATCTATACCGTGGTATTTTTAACGCTGGGACTTATCAGTGATATCTTTGATGGCATCATTGCAAGACATTTAGGTGTATCAAATGAAAAATTGCGTCGCTTAGACTCCAATATTGATCAAATCTTCTTTATTTGTGCAATCGTATCAATTTACTTACAACAACCTGATTTTTTTCAACAATACATTTGGCCAATTCTGATTCTGATTTTATTTGAAGTGGCGATTTATATGGTTAGCTGGATTAAGTTCCGTAAAGAAGTGGCCACTCATAGTATTGGTGCAAAAATTTGGACCTTATTTCTCTTTGCCTTATTGGTACAAGTGACACTCACAGGCCAAAGTCAAATTTTATTCTGGATTGTTTTTTGGCTGGGTATTCTGACGCGGACTGAGATCATCTCTATTATTTTAGTACTCAAACAATGGCAAAATGATGTACCTAGTCTGAAACAGGCGTTCCGTATTCGCAAAGGCTTGCCGGCCCAGCAAAATCGTTTTTTTAATGGCTAGGTGATTTTATTTTTTATAATACCAATTGGGCAATTGTGTCTGTTTCAGCTGTTTTCGATGCTCAAGATAATGCGCATCGTGCTTTGCGACCTCATTCCAGAATGCTGCACTATGATCAAAATGTTTGGTATGTACCAACTCATGTACACAAACAGATCGTACAATATGCGCAGGCATCAGCACCAATGCCGCATTTAACATGATGTCGTGTTTGGAGCTACAACTCCCCCAGCGTGTTTTAGGTTTTCGGATACTACATTGCTGATACGGCAAACTGATGTGTTGACTCACTTGAGCCAAATATTCAGGTAAAAACTGCTTTGCATAGGCCAAAACTGCTGCTTGCAAAGCGTGTTCAGACTGTTCATCTCTTACCCAGATGATGTACTGATCAAAATCAAACTTAAAAATATGTCGTTGCCGTTGTTGAACAATTTTAAAAGGCTGTACATGGTGGAATAATATTAAAGATTCGGGAAATGCCGTAGTTTGATTAAATTGCTGTTGTTGTTTAGCCCAAGTCTCAATCAACCATGGTTCTGATTGATGCAAAAATTGCTGAATCTGTCTTTTGCTGCAAAACAATGGAACTGTGAGGCGAATACCTGTTGGCTCAACACGCAAGCGCAAATTTCTTGCTCTTGCATGTCGAACAACTTTAATTTCAGGTAACAGTGTTTCTAATGAAACTAATTGCATTATTGTGCTGTACGCTCTTCGATACCACTGTCAGTTGCAACAACCGCAATCGTCGCTGGATTCAATGCAAAAATACCATTGGTCACTACACCTGGGATATTATTCAGCGTTCTTTCCAATTCAAGTGCATTTAAAATATTAAGATTAAAAACATCTAAAATGACATTACCGTTGTCAGTGACCACACCTTCACGATAAACAGGATCACCACCTAAGGCAACAATCTTACGGGCAACTGCAGAACGCGCCATTGGAATCACTTCAACAGGGAGTGGAAAATCACGCCCTAACTGATCTACCCATTTTGAATCATCCACGATACATACAAATTTCTTTGCAATAGACGCCACAATTTTTTCACGGGTTAATGCCGCACCACCACCTTTGATCATATGCATATGGCGGTCAATTTCATCAGCGCCATCGACATAGGCATCTAATCCACCGACCGAGTTCATATCAACCACTTCAATCCCGAGCTTTTGTAAACGCTCTGCGGTTGCATTTGAACTTGCGACTGCCGCTTCTAATTGCAATTCAGGTAATAAATCAATTAAAAAATTAACGGTACTGCCTGTTCCTACGCCCAAAATGCCGCCTTTAGGCAAATGTTTCAAAGCTGCTTTCGCTGCAGCTTGTTTCTTTTCATTTTGGCTTGCATATAGACTCATGACTTCACTCAACTATTTTGACATTTGCTGCAAGAAAACAGCGCAAATGCACAGGGGTTTGCTACAATGATTGTCTATTTTAAACTGTTATAGGGAAGAAGAACATGCTGTCTCGTGTGGTACGACAAATTTTACAAGCAACGGTTTACGATGTTGCGATTGAAACACCGCTTGAAGCAGCCCCACGAATTAGTCACAAAATTAATAATAACATTCGATTTAAACGTGAAGATTTACAACCCGTTTTCTCTTTCAAGCTACGTGGTGCTTATAACCGCATTAGCCAATTGCCCAAAGACCAACTGGAACGTGGTGTAATTTGCGCATCTGCTGGCAACCATGCTCAAGGTGTTGCACTATCTGGAAAAAAATTAGGCATTCATGCCATTATTGTCATGCCAAGCACCACACCTGATATTAAAGTACAGGCCGTAAAAAGCTTAGGTGGTCAAGTCGTGTTACATGGCGATAGTTTCGATGTTGCCAACAAATATGCAAAACAGCGTGCCGAAGATGAAGGCTTGGTATTTATCCCGCCTTATGACGATGAACTGGTCATTGCAGGTCAAGGAACCATCGCGAACGAATTATTACGCCAGTGGCGTGATGTTGAATACGTCTTTGTTGCTGTTGGTGGTGGCGGTCTCATTGCAGGTGTTGCAGCCTACTTAGGTGAAGTTGCACCGCACGTTAAAGTGATTGGTGTTGAATACGAAGAATCTGCCTGCTTAAAAGCAGCACTTGAAACCAATGAACGTGTGATTTTGCCACATGTAGGGCTATTTGCTGACGGTACCGCAGTGGCACAAATTGGTGAGTTACCTTTCGATATTATCCGCCTACGCAAATCAGATAACTCTGGCCCAATCGTCGACCCTGACATTGTCACCGTCAATACCGATGAAATCTGTGCCGCAATTAAAGATACCTTTGATGAAAATCGCAGCATTGTTGAACCATCAGGTGCAATGGCTTTGGCGGGTATCAAGAAATATGTTGCAGAGCACCAACTGACTGGCAAAAACATGGTCTCAATTGTTTGTGGTGCTAACATGAACTTTGACCGTTTACGCTATATTGCAGAACGCACTGAGTTGGGTGAACGTCGTGAAGCGATCTATGCGGTAACAATTCCTGAGCAAAAAGGTGCCTTCCTGCATTTTTGCCGTGCTCTACAAGGTCGCAACATCACTGAATTTAACTACCGTGCCAGTGATAGTAATCTCGCTCAAGTCTTTGTCGGGATTAGCCTCAAAGGCGGTGAAACTGAACGTCATGAAATTCATGAGATGTTAAAGCAACAATATGAAGTAGATGACCTGTCTGATGATGAGGTTGCGAAACTGCATATTCGTTATTTGATTGGCGGGCATGCCAATATTGAACATGAGCGTTTATTCCGCGTTGAGTTTCCAGAACGCCCAGGCGCCCTGTTAACCTTCTTGGAGCGTTTAGGCCCAACCCATAACATCACCTTGTTCCATTATCGTAACCACGGCGCAGCTGAAGGTCGTGTTTTGGTTGGCCTACAAGCAACTGATGCCAAACAAAACCCTGACGGTCTCGTGGAAACATTGGAAAAAATCACTTATCCATATGCTGAAATTACCGATAATATTGGTTACCAACGTTTTCTTAAATAACAAAAGCAATCCGATAAAGCCGACATGATGTCGGCTTTATTTTTGTTCAATGTTTAAGTCATCTATGTCAGTAACAAACAAAATCATTACAAATAGAAAAGCATTCCATCTTAAAATGGATAAAAAGACATTTTTATCATTTAGTTAAGGACAGTTATGGCACAGTTTGCAGTCATTGGTTTGGGGAGTTTTGGGGCAACTGTTGCATTGGAGCTGACCAAACTGAATCATGATGTCATTGGCATTGATACTATCAAACGCAATGTCGAAAGTCTTGCAGATCGCATTACCCATGCTGTGATTGCGGATGCTACCGATGAACATGTTTTAGAAGAACTCAATATCCAAAATTGTGATGCTGTCGTGGTTGCCATTGGTGAAGATATTGAAGCCAGTATTCTCTGTGTTTTAAACCTCAAGAATCTTGGTGTGGAAAAAATCTTGGTTAAAGCCAAGACCAAAGCACATCACACCATTCTCTCCCATTTAAATGTCAGTAAGATTATCCATCCTGAAGAAGATATGGGGGTTCGCGTTGCCCAAGCTCTCAATTATCCGATGGTAAGCCGTTATATGGCTTTAGATGATGATCATTACATCGTTAAAGTTCCAGTCAACGACAAACTCAACAATGTAAATTTATCTGGCATATTAAAACAAGAACCGAATATCAAGCTGCTGCTACTGAAACGAGATCAACAGATTCACTATGAAACAGATGCAAACTTTACCTTGCAAACGGGTGATGTCCTGATTTTAGAAGGTTCACTCAGCCATCTAAGAAAACTTTCAGGATGTTTCGCATAATATGGCATTTAAAATAAACCCCCAAAAGACATTTAACCTGAGCCCACCTTCTTTACTCGCGATTGGGTTTCTTAGTTTTATTATTATTGGCACCATATTACTCAAACTTCCCATCGCAAATAAAGGCAATGTCAGTTGGATGGATGCCTTGTTTACAGCCACCTCGGCTGTGACCATTACAGGCTTATCGGTGGTCAATCTGAATGACTCCTTCAATCATTTCGGGCAGTTTATTATTCTTTTGCTGATTCAATCTGGTGGCTTGGGTTTCATGACCTTTGCGATCTTGGCCGCCTTAAGTCTTGCGCCGAAACTGGGGCTAAAACAGCAAATGATGGCACAAGACAGTTTGGGTCAAACCAGTCTTTCCAAAGTCACCTTTGTTGCCAAAGGCGTCGTGTTATATACCCTATTTTTTGAGCTGATTGGGGTCATTATCCTGACAGCCTCTTTTGCGCCCATGTATGGTTTTGCTCGGGGACTTTATTATGCGGTGTTCTATAGTGTTTCGGCCTTTAACAACGCGGGTTTTTCCTTATTTGATAACAGTCTGATTAACTTTCAAAGTCACTATGTGATTTGCCTCACCATCAGTATTTTATATACCTTAGGCGGAATCGGCTTTTTGGTCTTGATAGATGTAAAACAAAATAAACGCTGGAGCAAACTCACCCCAAACAGCAAACTGATCCTGAGTACCATCGCAATTTTAAACCTTGTCGCTTTTGTACTGATCTGGCTTTTAGAGTCCAACAATCCACTCACCCTGGGCTCAATGGGCTTAGGTGAACAAGCCATGAATGCATGGTTTCAAGCCACCGTCCCGCGCTCTTCGGGCTTTAATACCATTGACACAGGTTCAATGGAACATAGTACGGCGTTATTGACGATGTTACTCATGTTTATTGGTGGTGGTTCTCTCAGTACAGCTGGCGGTATTAAAGTCGGTACATTTGTGATTTTACTGCTCTGCGTGATTTCCTTTTTACGACGTAATGAAGAAATCCGTATTTTTAACCATTCAGTGTCACAAGAAACCACCTATAAAGCACTCGCTGTAACCGCGATTACAGGCATGTTGGTTTTTGTCGGATGCTTTATTATTTTCCTACTTGAACCTAAATTAGATGTACTCGACTTAATGTTTGAAGTGGTCTCTGCCGCATGTACTGTAGGCCTGTCACGAGGTGCGACAGGACAGTTGCATGACGGCAGTTTATTTGTACTTAGCTTGCTGATGTTTACGGGACGATTGGGGCCGTTAACACTGGCCTATCTGATTGCAACACCGAAAAAGAGCCGCTTAAAACATGCCAATGCCAATATTCAGATCGGCTAATGCTCTAGTGGTTGCTCAATCACAATCACTTGCTGACAGATTCCATCTGCTTGGCGTTGTTGTTCAAATACCGTTTTAGACATCACATCGAAATGATCACAGAAACTAATTTCTTGAGGATCAATGGAGTAAACCAAGGATTGGTTTCCCATCCCTTGTAATGTGTCATAAAACACAATGACAAACTGACCACGTTCAAACGCCTGCTGGATCGCTGAGTAGCTTAACGCGGCTTGAATTGGAATTTGCAGGCGTTGTGCTTCCAGATAACTTTGTTGCTCTTTTGCCTCAATATTCGGATCAGGCGCCGTATAAAACGACACTTCAAAACCTAATTTTTTCAGTGCCACAGCCAAAGCAATGGTATATGTCCCATCTTCTCGGTTATGGCCTGACAAGCGAATCAAATCAGCAATATCAACATGGGTATGATATTGCTTGACGATTAACCAGAGTGCAAAGACACCACCATTTGCTTCAAGCTGCAATAAGGACTCTGGAATATTTAAACTCATTTAATACCAGTTCATTAAAGATACGCCCAAACCAACATAGGTCGCTCGGTGGTTATAATCAATCAAACTCTCGCCATAGCCATCAAATACTTGGAAGTGACCACGTAATTTATCTTTAATAGGGAAAGCCCAGTCAAACTGAACCGCACCATGTGAGCGATCGCCACCTTTTAATGAATGACGCAACATTAAAGAAAAATCATTATTCCCTTTACGGTAAAATGCGGTTAAATCACCACGACCGATATAATCCTTAATGTCTGGGTTATTATCATCTTTGGCATCTTCTTCAACACGGTACCAAGGACGCAGCATCAGTGCGAAGTTGTCTTTTTCAAAACCAAGATTGAAAATCACACGGTTCCAACTACGCGATAATGGATCTGAACGACCATTGGATTGATGGTTCAGGGTCACCCCAAGCAAACGTGCATTTAGACCTAGAATTTCATAATTGGTTCTAAACATCAAACTTGCTTCAGGCTCATAATTGGTCTCACGGAATGGTCGTGATTCTTCAGAGTTATACACCTGCCAGCGCGAAGATTGGGTGTAGCCCAACCAGAGATCACCATTATTACCAAAGATATTTTCCCAAGCTTTGGTTTTAAATGAAAGCTGAAACTTTGCTTCGCTCGAAGTCAACTCTTGCTTATCTTTGACGGTATTTTCAGGATTCGGGCTGCTTGGAAATTCATTTTTATCACTGGTCCAGAATACAGGTAACAGATAGACTGGTTGATAGGCACGAATATTCCATACCCCCAATTTACTTTCTTCCGACAATTCCCAACGGCGATCAAGTAACGAGACATTCGGATCAAATTTTGGCGCAGCGCCTAATATATGTAAATCACTGACCTTTTGTACCACTTTATCTTTTAAAGACTCAGGTTTAGCTGGTTCATTCTCCTCTACTGCAGGCATAGCGGCTGCAACCATAGGTGCGGCATCGGTCTGAGCTTGAGTTGGAATAATGGTCGGCGCTTTAAACAGGCGGTCATAACAAGCCAGACGTTCAGCATTTGCTGCCAAGGCCACACAGGCATCAACGGTTGCAGGACTTGTAGGTGCTGTTGATTCAGCATGTGACAACGATGTCGTTAAAGAACCAAGTATCGCAAGGATACTCAGCTCCAAATGACTACGTTCAAAAGATTTGAACGCCATAGATTTCTCCGATTTTTATTTTATTAATTGACCTGCTGGATATTAAATCCAAGTTTCTGCAATTCTTCACGTTTCGCAAATGGTGCAACCACCGCTTTCACAGGTTTTTGAGCCAATAGATATTGCTTCGCCACACGCTGTAAATCATCCAAGTTCACGCTAAGTAAACGCTCACGCAAGATTTTACGGAATTTTGGCGTACGTGCATGCAATAAGGCATAACATGCGGTAATTGCTTCCCCAGCTGGTGAGCCCGGTTTATCCATACCAGCCACTAACCCTAGAATTGCTTCTTCGAGTTGATGTGGTTGTTGTTCCGTATTGAGTAACCATTGCACGCTGGCTTCAAAATCATTAAACGTTTCCGCTAAGCGTGGATCTCGGTAGCTATAGAAACGGAATGAACACGCATTGCCATCATAACTTGCACCACCACCATATGCACCGCCTTTTTCGCGAATGGCACTATGCAAGAAACCATTACGTAAATAAGCAGCCAATACCATCAATGGCGCTGCATCTGGATGTGCGACATCCACCGCTTGATAAGCCGAAGCACAGAATTGCACATTGGCCTGAATCAACCATGCTTCATCGTCGTTGCTATTCACTTGATCGACTTGCGTCAAAGTCACAGCTGCTTGATCAACCGCAAGCTTGTCCCAAACATTTTGCACTTCTTCCACCAAACGATCTGATTGATGTTCTTCACAGACCAACAAGAATTGTTTTGGCGCTTGCATTAACTTACGATGAATCGCTTGTAATTCAGTAATCAGCGCTTGATAAGCGTTATCGTCCTGATCAATTTTGCTTACTAGGTCACTGAGCCAGTTTAATGCGCCTAGCCCCGTATTGTGATAATCACGGCGAGCCAATGCACTCATTTGACGAGAAGCAGCCTGCATGGCGTAACTATGACCTGAGCCAGATAAACGTGACTGCCAACGGGTCTTACGTTGCTGTAATAACTCGATAATACGGTCTTTCTCATCAAAACGAAGTTGCTCAAATGCCAATTTTAATAATTGAATTGCATCCAGTTTTTGTGTCAGTGATTTTGTCGTCAGTGTGAGCCATGCACTGATGCGGTCTTTATCATCTACTTTACTGCGTAAAGACGCGCCCATACCGAGGCCGCCACTGACCGCGGTTTGGATTTGCTGCAATTCAAGATAATCATACTCACCTGCACCTACTTCGCCCATCAAGATTGAAAGCAAATTAAAGTAAGGTGATTGTACGATCTCATCAGGAATCTGAATCAACACTTGCTGATAGTAAATCCCATTGGTGCCCGCATGATAAAGATTCAACGGCGTATCCAGGCCATTACAGATAATTTCACGCAACTGACCTTGTACAATCTGTAACTCTGCTGGCACATCTTCCAAGCCGACTTTAGGCAATAGCTCTAAATTATCTGGTGTATCTTGGCGCTTTTTCAGTGCTTCTGTTTTTTCCTGAATTTCAAGCTTTTGCTCGTCAGTTAACTGTGCAGTAATCTCAGCCAAACGTGCTTGTTCAGCTTGCTGCTCTTTCACAGACTTAGTTGCATCAGGAACTAAGGTCATTTGCACACGATGTGGATTATCTAATAAATGAGTTTGAATCAGATTCGATAACCACATTGGATCTTTGAGTTCTTCTTTGACCTGCTCGATTGCTGAATCCACATCCCAAACATGGATAGGGTCATTGTGGTGAATCGCACTGCCTAAACCATTCAAGATTAAGCTCAAACCATACGGTGTGCCATCACCATTGATTTCGCGCTGATGCAATTCAATCTGATGCAGGATCGCATCCACTAGATCTGTATCAACAGGTTGAGATGCAACCGCGTTTAGTACATCTAAAACACCTGTTTTAAATGTTTCTGCATGTTCGGCATTTGAACCTTGTACACCGCAGTAGAAGGTCATTTCAAAGTTACTGTCATCAACCCCCATTAACGGGCCTGTTGATTGTGCATAGCCACAGGTTTCTAAATACTGACGCAAAGGCGAAGCAGAGTTTTCCAATAAAATCCCTTCAACCAAACGCATCCCCAAACGTAGTTTGATATCGCTGGTTTCAGGTAATAACCATGACATGACATGGTAAGTTTTATCTTTCAGATCTTCACTATCGACTGCATAGCTTTCCGTTACTTCCACAGGCGCAGTCAAACGCTTTTCTGGCGTTGAATACAGGGTCGTACCTTGTGAGAATTTATGCAATGCTAGTTTCTCAAATTGCTCTTGCAGATCATAAGCACTTTCATTACCGAATGTCATAAATACTGCATTACTCGGGTGATAGTGCGTTTTATAGAAATCGACTAATTGCTCATAACTCAAATCAGGAATATCTTTCGGATCACCACCAGAATTATAGTGATAGGTTGTTTCCGGGAATAAATGATGCGCAAGCTGATGGTAAAGCTGGTCTGAAGGCGAACTCATTGCACCCTTCATTTCATTGAAGACCACCCCTTTATATACAGCTTGATCATTTTCCAGTTCAATACGAATCCCTTCTTGCGCAAAATCTAAAGGATTCAAATTCGCGGCAAAGGCTGCATCTAAATACACCGACAATAAGTTCTGAAAATCTTTTTTATTCTGCGTTGCAAACGGATAAGCCGTCCAATCTGCCGCAGTAAAAGCATTCATAAAAGTATTCAAAGAACGACGGATCATCAAGAAAAATGGATCACGTACAGGGAATTTTTCAGAACCGCAAAGTGCCGTATGCTCTAAAATATGGGCAGTCCCTTTTGAATCCATCGGCTGGGTTCTAAATGCCACCAAGAACACATTTTCGTCATGGGTGGTAGCCAAATGATAGTGAACTGCACCAGTCACTTTATGCTTATATTCTGAAACTTGAATATCGAGTGCTTCTACATGGTGTTGACGTAATAGCTGAAACGCGGGATGTGTCGTTTGAGTAATGCTTTCAG
This genomic stretch from Acinetobacter sp. C32I harbors:
- a CDS encoding CDP-alcohol phosphatidyltransferase family protein; the protein is MSLKYQIPTLLVYSRLLLGFLIVIVTLLQPQFFPIYTVVFLTLGLISDIFDGIIARHLGVSNEKLRRLDSNIDQIFFICAIVSIYLQQPDFFQQYIWPILILILFEVAIYMVSWIKFRKEVATHSIGAKIWTLFLFALLVQVTLTGQSQILFWIVFWLGILTRTEIISIILVLKQWQNDVPSLKQAFRIRKGLPAQQNRFFNG
- a CDS encoding SprT family zinc-dependent metalloprotease yields the protein MQLVSLETLLPEIKVVRHARARNLRLRVEPTGIRLTVPLFCSKRQIQQFLHQSEPWLIETWAKQQQQFNQTTAFPESLILFHHVQPFKIVQQRQRHIFKFDFDQYIIWVRDEQSEHALQAAVLAYAKQFLPEYLAQVSQHISLPYQQCSIRKPKTRWGSCSSKHDIMLNAALVLMPAHIVRSVCVHELVHTKHFDHSAAFWNEVAKHDAHYLEHRKQLKQTQLPNWYYKK
- the rpiA gene encoding ribose-5-phosphate isomerase RpiA, which encodes MSLYASQNEKKQAAAKAALKHLPKGGILGVGTGSTVNFLIDLLPELQLEAAVASSNATAERLQKLGIEVVDMNSVGGLDAYVDGADEIDRHMHMIKGGGAALTREKIVASIAKKFVCIVDDSKWVDQLGRDFPLPVEVIPMARSAVARKIVALGGDPVYREGVVTDNGNVILDVFNLNILNALELERTLNNIPGVVTNGIFALNPATIAVVATDSGIEERTAQ
- the ilvA gene encoding threonine ammonia-lyase, biosynthetic translates to MLSRVVRQILQATVYDVAIETPLEAAPRISHKINNNIRFKREDLQPVFSFKLRGAYNRISQLPKDQLERGVICASAGNHAQGVALSGKKLGIHAIIVMPSTTPDIKVQAVKSLGGQVVLHGDSFDVANKYAKQRAEDEGLVFIPPYDDELVIAGQGTIANELLRQWRDVEYVFVAVGGGGLIAGVAAYLGEVAPHVKVIGVEYEESACLKAALETNERVILPHVGLFADGTAVAQIGELPFDIIRLRKSDNSGPIVDPDIVTVNTDEICAAIKDTFDENRSIVEPSGAMALAGIKKYVAEHQLTGKNMVSIVCGANMNFDRLRYIAERTELGERREAIYAVTIPEQKGAFLHFCRALQGRNITEFNYRASDSNLAQVFVGISLKGGETERHEIHEMLKQQYEVDDLSDDEVAKLHIRYLIGGHANIEHERLFRVEFPERPGALLTFLERLGPTHNITLFHYRNHGAAEGRVLVGLQATDAKQNPDGLVETLEKITYPYAEITDNIGYQRFLK
- a CDS encoding TrkA family potassium uptake protein, which gives rise to MAQFAVIGLGSFGATVALELTKLNHDVIGIDTIKRNVESLADRITHAVIADATDEHVLEELNIQNCDAVVVAIGEDIEASILCVLNLKNLGVEKILVKAKTKAHHTILSHLNVSKIIHPEEDMGVRVAQALNYPMVSRYMALDDDHYIVKVPVNDKLNNVNLSGILKQEPNIKLLLLKRDQQIHYETDANFTLQTGDVLILEGSLSHLRKLSGCFA
- a CDS encoding TrkH family potassium uptake protein — its product is MAFKINPQKTFNLSPPSLLAIGFLSFIIIGTILLKLPIANKGNVSWMDALFTATSAVTITGLSVVNLNDSFNHFGQFIILLLIQSGGLGFMTFAILAALSLAPKLGLKQQMMAQDSLGQTSLSKVTFVAKGVVLYTLFFELIGVIILTASFAPMYGFARGLYYAVFYSVSAFNNAGFSLFDNSLINFQSHYVICLTISILYTLGGIGFLVLIDVKQNKRWSKLTPNSKLILSTIAILNLVAFVLIWLLESNNPLTLGSMGLGEQAMNAWFQATVPRSSGFNTIDTGSMEHSTALLTMLLMFIGGGSLSTAGGIKVGTFVILLLCVISFLRRNEEIRIFNHSVSQETTYKALAVTAITGMLVFVGCFIIFLLEPKLDVLDLMFEVVSAACTVGLSRGATGQLHDGSLFVLSLLMFTGRLGPLTLAYLIATPKKSRLKHANANIQIG
- a CDS encoding peptidase C39; its protein translation is MSLNIPESLLQLEANGGVFALWLIVKQYHTHVDIADLIRLSGHNREDGTYTIALAVALKKLGFEVSFYTAPDPNIEAKEQQSYLEAQRLQIPIQAALSYSAIQQAFERGQFVIVFYDTLQGMGNQSLVYSIDPQEISFCDHFDVMSKTVFEQQRQADGICQQVIVIEQPLEH
- a CDS encoding phospholipase A, whose translation is MAFKSFERSHLELSILAILGSLTTSLSHAESTAPTSPATVDACVALAANAERLACYDRLFKAPTIIPTQAQTDAAPMVAAAMPAVEENEPAKPESLKDKVVQKVSDLHILGAAPKFDPNVSLLDRRWELSEESKLGVWNIRAYQPVYLLPVFWTSDKNEFPSSPNPENTVKDKQELTSSEAKFQLSFKTKAWENIFGNNGDLWLGYTQSSRWQVYNSEESRPFRETNYEPEASLMFRTNYEILGLNARLLGVTLNHQSNGRSDPLSRSWNRVIFNLGFEKDNFALMLRPWYRVEEDAKDDNNPDIKDYIGRGDLTAFYRKGNNDFSLMLRHSLKGGDRSHGAVQFDWAFPIKDKLRGHFQVFDGYGESLIDYNHRATYVGLGVSLMNWY
- a CDS encoding insulinase family protein codes for the protein MTVDVTESITQTTHPAFQLLRQHHVEALDIQVSEYKHKVTGAVHYHLATTHDENVFLVAFRTQPMDSKGTAHILEHTALCGSEKFPVRDPFFLMIRRSLNTFMNAFTAADWTAYPFATQNKKDFQNLLSVYLDAAFAANLNPLDFAQEGIRIELENDQAVYKGVVFNEMKGAMSSPSDQLYHQLAHHLFPETTYHYNSGGDPKDIPDLSYEQLVDFYKTHYHPSNAVFMTFGNESAYDLQEQFEKLALHKFSQGTTLYSTPEKRLTAPVEVTESYAVDSEDLKDKTYHVMSWLLPETSDIKLRLGMRLVEGILLENSASPLRQYLETCGYAQSTGPLMGVDDSNFEMTFYCGVQGSNAEHAETFKTGVLDVLNAVASQPVDTDLVDAILHQIELHQREINGDGTPYGLSLILNGLGSAIHHNDPIHVWDVDSAIEQVKEELKDPMWLSNLIQTHLLDNPHRVQMTLVPDATKSVKEQQAEQARLAEITAQLTDEQKLEIQEKTEALKKRQDTPDNLELLPKVGLEDVPAELQIVQGQLREIICNGLDTPLNLYHAGTNGIYYQQVLIQIPDEIVQSPYFNLLSILMGEVGAGEYDYLELQQIQTAVSGGLGMGASLRSKVDDKDRISAWLTLTTKSLTQKLDAIQLLKLAFEQLRFDEKDRIIELLQQRKTRWQSRLSGSGHSYAMQAASRQMSALARRDYHNTGLGALNWLSDLVSKIDQDDNAYQALITELQAIHRKLMQAPKQFLLVCEEHQSDRLVEEVQNVWDKLAVDQAAVTLTQVDQVNSNDDEAWLIQANVQFCASAYQAVDVAHPDAAPLMVLAAYLRNGFLHSAIREKGGAYGGGASYDGNACSFRFYSYRDPRLAETFNDFEASVQWLLNTEQQPHQLEEAILGLVAGMDKPGSPAGEAITACYALLHARTPKFRKILRERLLSVNLDDLQRVAKQYLLAQKPVKAVVAPFAKREELQKLGFNIQQVN